In Desulfovibrio sp., the genomic window CTGACAACAAAAACCGCACTGTTGCAGAAGTACGCCACTTGTTCACCAAGCACGGCGGCGCCATGGGCGAAAACGGCAGCGTGGGCTGGATGTTTGACCGCAAGGGCGTCATCACCGTGGACAAGGCCGCCTACCCCGAAGACAAGATCATGGAAGCCGCGCTTGAAGCCGGTGCAGACGATGTTATCGACGATGAGGATGTGTGGACCATCCACACCGCCATGACCGATTTCACCTCTGTGCGCGACGCGCTCGAAGCTGCGGGCATTGCCATGCAGAACGCCGAGCTGGCAATGATTCCGCAGAATCTGGTGGCGGTTAACGCCGACATGGGCATGAAGGTGCTGCGCCTCATGGACGCTCTGGACGACAACGACGACGTACAGAACGTTTA contains:
- a CDS encoding YebC/PmpR family DNA-binding transcriptional regulator, with product MSGHSKWANIQHRKGRQDAKRGKIFTKAAKEIIIAAKGGGDPVGNSRLRAAIAAAKAVNLPKDKIDAAIRKGTGEDAGGDLTETFYEGYGPGGIAIMVEVATDNKNRTVAEVRHLFTKHGGAMGENGSVGWMFDRKGVITVDKAAYPEDKIMEAALEAGADDVIDDEDVWTIHTAMTDFTSVRDALEAAGIAMQNAELAMIPQNLVAVNADMGMKVLRLMDALDDNDDVQNVYANADFPDDMPTD